In a genomic window of Agarivorans albus:
- a CDS encoding DUF4426 domain-containing protein, which produces MSKFFLVNLIASIMLFSLPSQAEQKAQLGNYEVHYVAFNSTFIPAEVAKIYGLQRSRYNGLINITVLDSKSANKTPVAVNISGTARNLIGNQKNLEFKEIREGESIYYIAELRHSNEETFRFKLTIDDGKSQQLLEFQQKFYVD; this is translated from the coding sequence CGCCAGCATAATGCTATTTTCTCTACCCAGTCAGGCGGAACAAAAAGCTCAACTGGGTAACTATGAAGTGCACTATGTGGCTTTTAACTCCACCTTTATTCCAGCGGAAGTCGCCAAAATTTACGGTTTGCAGCGTAGCCGATATAACGGCCTGATTAACATTACCGTGCTCGACAGCAAATCGGCTAACAAGACTCCAGTTGCAGTAAACATATCAGGAACAGCGCGTAACTTAATTGGTAATCAAAAAAACCTAGAGTTTAAAGAAATTCGCGAAGGCGAGTCGATTTACTACATTGCCGAATTACGTCACAGCAACGAAGAGACCTTTCGTTTCAAGCTCACTATTGATGATGGCAAAAGCCAACAGCTGCTAGAGTTTCAACAGAAGTTCTACGTAGATTAG